In one Nitrososphaerota archaeon genomic region, the following are encoded:
- a CDS encoding winged helix-turn-helix domain-containing protein produces MNAEEKNRIIDDLEVKIIKLLENKPMSAAELSLALNVSKPSIYVRINRLLSKGVIVKKRIENKVVFCLSKIPEEKHEEIKGIEIKHKIEIKNILEKTIIYALIFIGMAIFLYTIYSAIEKSMPLRIIGGLIIAFPLWIFALWLKGKFKKS; encoded by the coding sequence ATGAATGCAGAAGAGAAAAATAGAATAATTGATGATTTAGAAGTAAAAATAATTAAGCTTTTAGAAAATAAACCTATGAGTGCAGCAGAATTAAGTTTAGCTTTAAATGTTTCAAAACCTTCAATTTATGTAAGGATTAATAGATTGCTTTCAAAAGGGGTTATTGTAAAAAAGAGAATTGAGAATAAAGTTGTTTTTTGTTTATCAAAAATTCCTGAAGAAAAACATGAAGAAATAAAAGGTATTGAAATTAAACATAAAATTGAAATAAAAAATATTTTAGAAAAAACAATAATATATGCTCTTATATTCATAGGAATGGCGATATTTCTTTATACAATTTATAGCGCTATAGAAAAAAGCATGCCTTTAAGAATAATAGGTGGGCTTATCATCGCATTTCCATTATGGATATTTGCTTTATGGTTAAAAGGCAAATTTAAGAAAAGTTAA
- a CDS encoding cation-transporting P-type ATPase produces the protein MNTRIAKENHTKIHMLSIEEVFRELNTSENGLSEIEAKKRLKEYGPNIIREFKKKSIIIKFFEQFKSLFAILLIISSLLAAVLNMIELSVAIILIVIINAIVGLLQEYRAEKLVKELKKLMPLYARVCRDGIEKKVQASELVPGDLIILEEGDRVPADARLIESFGIAVSSAALTGESVPQAKNAEPFLEENVPLIDIPNILLMGTTIVSGHGKAIVFSTGMKTNFGSIANLAQAIKEEPSPLQIEISRTAKTLSIMAIIIGMVFFIIGILLKISLIEAFLFGIGVMVACIPEGLQATISVSLAMSIRRMARRNALVKRLSAVETLGCVTVICTDKTGTITKGEMTVTKIWINNKVLQVTGIGYEHHGDFILNGKRILINDLPELNLLFEAAVFCNNAKLIPPSDIRSRWGAIGDPTEVALLIASQKLDFNISLELAKKPRIYMLPFDSKRKMMSSIHNVNGRKIAYVKGAPIEVLSKCKYIIIDGVTTDLSFYYKDKIISKINDFAKEGLRILAFAYKEIPQDIQEYTIENIEKDLVFIGLMAMYDPPRPEVKEAIEKARRAGIKIIMVTGDHELTAKTIALQTSIMKDNESKVFTGADLDRLSDNELLKELDHDGIVFARITPEHKLRLVNLLKKKGEIVAVTGDGVNDAPSLKAADIGIAMGINGTDVAKESADVILLDDNFATIVNAIEEGRGVYRNIKRFTTYILSSNWPELIPFIAFVLLKIPLALTIMQILAVDLGTDVFPALALGVERPKPILMLQPPRSRKERLLDFGMIARSFFLGMIEALASMISAITTWMSGGWNFGHFLSTNSYLYRKGTTMAFASIVTTQIGNVFACRTSRTSIFKVGFLSNKWVFFGILGEVIITVFIIYLQPLQYVFNTVPLSLYDWFFLFMFSPLILFAEEIRKFFLRRLKPIEIEM, from the coding sequence ATGAACACAAGGATAGCAAAAGAAAATCATACGAAAATTCATATGTTATCAATCGAAGAAGTATTCAGGGAACTAAATACTTCAGAAAATGGATTAAGTGAAATAGAAGCAAAGAAGCGCCTAAAAGAATATGGGCCTAATATTATAAGAGAATTTAAGAAAAAATCAATAATTATTAAATTTTTTGAACAATTTAAAAGTTTATTTGCAATATTATTAATCATTTCAAGCTTACTTGCTGCTGTTTTAAACATGATTGAACTTAGTGTAGCTATTATACTAATAGTTATTATTAACGCTATTGTAGGATTGTTACAAGAATATAGAGCTGAAAAGCTTGTTAAAGAATTAAAGAAACTTATGCCACTTTATGCAAGAGTATGCAGAGATGGGATAGAAAAGAAAGTACAAGCAAGTGAGCTTGTTCCAGGAGATCTTATCATATTAGAAGAGGGGGACCGTGTACCGGCTGATGCTCGTTTAATTGAAAGTTTTGGAATAGCTGTTAGTAGTGCAGCTTTAACTGGAGAATCTGTGCCACAAGCAAAAAATGCTGAACCTTTTTTAGAAGAGAATGTACCTTTGATAGACATACCAAACATTTTACTTATGGGAACAACTATCGTATCTGGTCATGGTAAAGCTATAGTATTTTCAACTGGGATGAAAACCAATTTTGGCTCGATTGCTAATCTTGCTCAAGCTATTAAAGAAGAACCAAGCCCTTTACAAATAGAAATCTCTAGAACTGCTAAAACACTGTCAATTATGGCGATTATAATTGGTATGGTGTTTTTCATCATTGGAATTCTATTAAAGATTAGCTTAATCGAAGCATTCTTATTTGGGATTGGAGTAATGGTAGCATGCATTCCAGAAGGTTTACAAGCAACAATCTCTGTTTCTCTAGCAATGAGTATTCGAAGAATGGCACGTAGAAATGCTTTAGTAAAACGTCTTTCAGCTGTAGAAACATTAGGGTGCGTTACAGTAATATGTACGGATAAAACTGGAACTATAACAAAAGGAGAAATGACTGTAACAAAAATATGGATAAATAATAAAGTTTTACAAGTTACTGGTATTGGATATGAACATCATGGAGATTTTATTTTGAACGGAAAAAGAATATTAATAAATGATTTACCAGAATTAAATCTATTATTTGAAGCAGCAGTATTTTGCAATAATGCAAAATTAATTCCTCCATCAGATATAAGATCTCGATGGGGAGCTATTGGGGATCCTACAGAAGTAGCCTTACTTATTGCTTCTCAAAAACTTGATTTTAATATTAGCTTAGAATTAGCTAAAAAGCCACGTATTTATATGTTACCTTTTGATTCTAAAAGGAAAATGATGAGTTCCATTCATAATGTAAATGGTAGAAAAATAGCTTATGTTAAAGGAGCTCCAATTGAAGTTTTATCTAAATGCAAGTATATCATAATCGATGGAGTAACTACAGATCTTTCATTTTATTATAAAGATAAAATAATTTCAAAAATAAATGATTTTGCAAAAGAAGGATTAAGAATTCTTGCTTTTGCGTATAAAGAGATACCTCAAGATATTCAAGAATATACAATTGAAAATATAGAAAAGGATCTTGTTTTTATTGGATTAATGGCAATGTATGATCCTCCTAGACCAGAAGTTAAAGAAGCTATTGAAAAAGCTAGGAGAGCAGGAATTAAAATAATAATGGTTACTGGAGATCATGAATTAACAGCTAAAACTATAGCTTTACAAACATCAATAATGAAAGATAATGAAAGTAAAGTTTTCACAGGAGCTGATTTAGATAGATTAAGTGATAATGAATTATTAAAAGAATTGGATCATGATGGAATAGTTTTTGCTAGGATCACACCAGAACATAAGCTCAGATTGGTTAATCTTCTTAAGAAGAAAGGAGAAATTGTAGCCGTTACCGGAGATGGGGTAAATGATGCGCCATCATTAAAAGCAGCAGATATAGGAATTGCGATGGGCATTAATGGAACGGATGTAGCAAAAGAATCTGCTGATGTGATATTACTTGATGATAATTTTGCTACTATTGTTAATGCTATTGAAGAAGGTAGAGGTGTGTATAGAAACATAAAAAGATTTACTACTTATATTCTTTCTTCAAATTGGCCAGAATTAATTCCGTTTATTGCTTTTGTACTATTAAAAATCCCTCTTGCTCTTACGATTATGCAAATATTAGCTGTTGATTTAGGAACAGATGTTTTTCCAGCTTTAGCATTGGGAGTTGAACGTCCTAAACCAATTTTAATGCTGCAACCACCAAGAAGTCGAAAAGAAAGGTTATTAGATTTTGGAATGATAGCTCGTTCATTCTTCCTTGGGATGATAGAAGCTCTTGCGTCAATGATTAGTGCTATTACGACATGGATGTCTGGAGGATGGAATTTTGGGCATTTCTTAAGTACGAATAGTTACTTATATAGAAAAGGTACGACTATGGCTTTTGCAAGTATAGTTACAACTCAAATTGGTAATGTTTTTGCTTGTAGAACAAGCCGTACATCTATATTCAAAGTTGGCTTTCTATCCAATAAATGGGTATTTTTTGGTATTCTTGGTGAGGTTATTATAACTGTATTTATAATCTATTTACAACCATTACAATATGTTTTTAATACCGTTCCATTAAGTTTATATGATTGGTTTTTCTTATTTATGTTTTCTCCACTTATTCTCTTTGCTGAAGAAATAAGAAAATTCTTTTTAAGACGCTTAAAGCCCATCGAAATTGAAATGTAA
- a CDS encoding DsrE/DsrF/DrsH-like family protein has translation MPKISIILASERIDKIYPAIILATSSVAMGWDAEIFFTFWGLLALKKGYETKNVSLDYNEYKESLIKMIELGKIPEWKNMIKSFKNTGKLKIYACSTTMELLGINKGNLEDFVDNIVGAPTFLSKAKDSEVNLFIS, from the coding sequence ATGCCTAAAATATCTATCATATTAGCTTCTGAAAGAATAGATAAAATTTATCCAGCAATAATACTTGCAACTAGTTCTGTTGCTATGGGATGGGATGCTGAAATATTTTTCACTTTTTGGGGCTTACTAGCTTTAAAGAAAGGATATGAAACTAAAAATGTAAGCTTAGACTATAATGAATATAAAGAATCTTTAATAAAAATGATAGAATTAGGTAAAATTCCAGAATGGAAAAATATGATTAAATCTTTTAAAAATACTGGTAAACTTAAAATCTATGCTTGTTCAACTACTATGGAACTGCTTGGAATTAATAAAGGAAATCTTGAAGATTTTGTAGACAATATAGTTGGTGCTCCAACTTTTCTATCCAAAGCTAAAGATTCTGAAGTAAACTTATTTATTTCTTAA
- a CDS encoding cysteine desulfurase family protein encodes MSSDIIKDVRSLLESHGKPKKEVYLDSENSGLIFPEALEALIEAYENIGYGHPSITHKIGWESYEKLYESSNILANALNCNPEEIVYTHNGTEANNLAILGLAESYKERKKIFVSSIEHLSVIFPADNLQKYGYKVIKIPVDKEGFVDIDFIDKNIDKDTLLVSIATVNHEIGTIQYLKAVVDIIKDKNPETFVHTDACDAFGKIKIDLRKMNIDLASFSSHKVYGPKGAGALYVKEGIKLEPIIYGQLSTQKLWPSLENIPSIVGFSKAIEILNSNFEYYTSKMINLRDMLIKNIIEEIEYVLLNGPKGNKRSPDNANLSFLYCEGEALTVELSLNGIYVSSGSACTSRVLEPSHVLLAIGRKYEEAHGSLLMKVTPFHDEEDIKYVIEKMPGIISRIRSISPIKPGGEKNV; translated from the coding sequence ATGTCTAGTGACATAATTAAAGATGTACGTTCTCTTTTAGAATCTCATGGTAAACCTAAAAAGGAAGTATATCTTGATTCAGAAAATTCTGGATTAATATTTCCTGAAGCTTTAGAAGCTTTAATCGAAGCTTATGAAAATATTGGATATGGTCATCCATCTATAACACATAAAATTGGATGGGAATCTTACGAAAAACTTTATGAGTCAAGCAATATATTAGCCAATGCTTTAAATTGTAATCCTGAAGAAATAGTATATACTCATAATGGTACTGAAGCTAATAATTTAGCTATTTTAGGATTAGCCGAATCTTATAAAGAAAGGAAGAAGATATTTGTATCAAGCATAGAGCATTTAAGTGTAATCTTTCCAGCTGATAATCTTCAAAAATATGGATATAAAGTTATTAAAATTCCAGTTGATAAAGAAGGGTTCGTAGATATAGATTTTATAGATAAAAATATTGATAAAGATACTCTTTTAGTAAGTATAGCAACTGTAAATCATGAAATAGGAACAATACAATATTTGAAAGCAGTGGTTGATATAATTAAAGATAAAAATCCAGAAACATTTGTTCACACAGATGCTTGTGATGCTTTTGGAAAAATTAAAATAGATTTAAGAAAAATGAATATAGATTTAGCTTCTTTTAGTAGCCATAAAGTTTATGGACCAAAAGGTGCAGGAGCACTTTATGTAAAAGAAGGGATAAAATTAGAACCTATAATTTATGGACAACTTAGTACCCAAAAGCTTTGGCCAAGTTTAGAAAATATCCCTTCCATAGTTGGTTTTTCTAAAGCAATTGAAATTTTAAATTCCAATTTTGAATATTATACTTCAAAAATGATTAATCTCAGAGATATGCTTATAAAAAATATAATTGAAGAAATAGAATATGTGCTTTTAAATGGGCCTAAAGGGAATAAGCGTTCGCCTGATAATGCCAATTTAAGCTTTTTATATTGTGAAGGAGAAGCATTAACTGTTGAGCTTAGCTTAAATGGAATATATGTTTCAAGTGGAAGTGCTTGTACAAGTAGAGTTTTAGAACCTAGTCATGTTCTTTTAGCTATAGGAAGGAAATATGAAGAAGCCCATGGAAGCTTATTGATGAAAGTTACTCCATTTCATGATGAAGAAGATATAAAATATGTGATTGAAAAAATGCCTGGAATAATATCTAGAATACGTTCAATTAGTCCAATTAAACCTGGAGGTGAGAAAAATGTCTAG
- a CDS encoding sulfurtransferase TusA family protein produces the protein MKVDLVIDARFKFCPGPLLALVEAISKAKTGQIIKLLATDPAAPSDIEEWASNVGHNILKIEKNGDVYEIYVEVK, from the coding sequence ATGAAAGTAGATTTAGTAATTGATGCAAGATTTAAGTTTTGTCCAGGGCCTTTATTAGCATTAGTTGAAGCAATTAGTAAAGCAAAAACGGGTCAAATAATTAAGCTCTTAGCTACAGATCCAGCTGCTCCTTCTGATATAGAAGAATGGGCTTCTAATGTAGGGCATAATATTTTAAAAATTGAGAAGAATGGAGATGTATATGAAATATATGTGGAGGTTAAATGA
- a CDS encoding ATPase domain-containing protein produces MRYISTGCKILDKLMGGGFLASAINLIYGDPGSGKTTIILQTILNLSKNCEGEFFYLDTEQGFHESRLLQMAKALNINQSILERMYITRVDSLSEQHKIIIHKWEEIIKNEGLQPLAFIVDSFVNQYHKQLLAAKTSFLASEARELQGKLAYQSGKLMSLAIKYDVPVILVSWTKSAAYKTFLDRERNKMLKKQELLDLELGFDAKRFEVIGGSHLEYISKTILRLLILKDYKRLAILEKHIAMPTPKVVKLRMIEEGLVGDDEKVYELNDYWKKVIQET; encoded by the coding sequence ATGAGGTATATTTCTACTGGTTGTAAAATTTTAGATAAATTAATGGGTGGAGGTTTCTTAGCAAGTGCAATAAATCTTATTTATGGAGATCCTGGAAGTGGAAAAACAACAATAATCCTTCAAACAATACTTAATTTATCTAAAAATTGTGAGGGAGAATTTTTCTATTTAGATACAGAACAAGGTTTTCACGAATCTAGATTATTACAAATGGCAAAGGCTCTTAATATTAATCAATCAATTTTGGAACGCATGTATATAACTCGTGTAGATAGCTTAAGTGAACAACATAAAATTATTATTCATAAATGGGAAGAAATAATAAAAAATGAGGGACTTCAGCCACTAGCTTTTATAGTTGATAGTTTTGTAAACCAATATCATAAACAACTATTAGCTGCCAAAACTTCCTTTTTAGCAAGTGAAGCTAGAGAATTACAAGGTAAGCTTGCATATCAATCTGGAAAATTAATGAGTTTAGCTATAAAATATGATGTACCTGTCATTCTTGTATCCTGGACTAAAAGTGCTGCATATAAAACATTTTTAGATAGGGAAAGGAATAAAATGTTGAAAAAACAAGAATTATTAGACCTAGAATTGGGTTTTGATGCAAAAAGGTTTGAAGTAATAGGTGGTTCTCATCTTGAATATATAAGTAAAACAATATTAAGATTATTAATTTTGAAAGATTATAAACGTCTTGCAATCTTAGAAAAACATATAGCTATGCCTACTCCTAAAGTAGTAAAGCTTAGAATGATTGAAGAAGGCTTAGTTGGAGATGATGAAAAAGTATATGAATTAAACGATTATTGGAAAAAGGTAATACAGGAAACATAA
- a CDS encoding RNA-binding protein (Sso10b; forms dimers; interacts with silencing protein Sir2 which regulates Alba by deacetylation of a lysine residue which affects DNA binding affinity; binds double-stranded DNA tightly distributed uniformly and abundantly on the chromosome): MSNEEIKNNIVAVGHKPIDRYITACITLFNEGKKEVIFRARGKAIPKCIDVVESLRKSFMKDAIIKRISIGSDEKILENGGKKYISYIEIVVTH; encoded by the coding sequence ATGTCTAATGAAGAAATAAAAAATAATATTGTAGCTGTAGGTCATAAACCAATAGATCGCTATATTACAGCATGCATAACCTTGTTTAATGAAGGGAAAAAAGAAGTTATTTTTAGAGCAAGAGGGAAAGCAATTCCAAAATGCATAGATGTTGTTGAATCTCTTCGTAAAAGCTTTATGAAAGATGCTATTATTAAGAGGATTTCTATTGGAAGTGATGAAAAAATATTAGAAAATGGAGGAAAAAAATATATTAGCTATATAGAAATCGTAGTTACGCATTAA
- a CDS encoding SWIM zinc finger family protein: MEEERSAPEELKKKYEEKYIEAIKCVKEKRVKKYIFKPSNISFWIVVGYTRDYLVLPEVNFCSCNDFFFHVLDKKYDFCYHILAVKIALKNNLYEEIIEEDTWYEKLIKEWRS; the protein is encoded by the coding sequence ATGGAGGAAGAAAGAAGCGCCCCAGAAGAATTAAAGAAAAAGTATGAAGAAAAATATATTGAAGCAATTAAATGTGTTAAAGAGAAAAGAGTAAAGAAATATATTTTTAAGCCTAGTAATATTAGTTTTTGGATAGTAGTTGGATATACGCGAGATTATCTTGTTTTACCAGAAGTTAATTTTTGTTCATGTAATGATTTTTTCTTTCATGTTTTAGATAAAAAATATGATTTTTGCTATCATATTTTAGCAGTTAAAATAGCTTTAAAAAATAATCTATACGAAGAAATAATAGAAGAAGATACATGGTATGAAAAATTAATTAAGGAGTGGAGATCATAA
- a CDS encoding iron-sulfur cluster assembly scaffold protein, producing MSSRIPLPYNPKVLELFKNPKNLGRMEDADASAIAGSIACGDMIAIYLKIDKNSQKIIKASFESYGCAANIAASSIMTEIIKDKTLEEAWQISWKKISDELGGLPAVKYHCGILAVGALRRAIRAYFKDKPKPNWLPEELTQDEKHALEEEKLIEILSRKIERIKEDY from the coding sequence ATGTCTAGTAGAATTCCTTTACCATATAATCCTAAAGTTTTAGAACTTTTCAAAAATCCAAAAAATTTAGGTAGAATGGAAGATGCAGATGCTTCAGCTATAGCTGGAAGTATAGCTTGTGGAGATATGATCGCAATATACTTAAAAATAGATAAAAATTCTCAAAAAATAATTAAAGCATCATTTGAAAGTTATGGTTGTGCAGCAAATATAGCAGCTTCAAGCATAATGACTGAGATTATTAAAGATAAAACATTAGAAGAAGCTTGGCAAATTTCTTGGAAAAAGATTTCAGATGAACTTGGAGGCCTTCCAGCTGTAAAATATCATTGTGGAATACTTGCTGTAGGAGCTTTAAGAAGAGCTATAAGAGCATATTTTAAAGATAAGCCTAAACCAAATTGGTTACCAGAAGAACTTACACAAGATGAGAAACATGCTCTTGAAGAAGAAAAACTTATAGAAATCCTATCACGTAAAATTGAGAGAATTAAAGAGGATTATTAA
- a CDS encoding OB-fold nucleic acid binding domain-containing protein, whose protein sequence is MKNYEEIISLIISKRKDLTREEIEKKIEEKIKESRFLNKLGAALILAEELNIFPDYNIENLEKETLTTRIIDLVSGLKNVAIIGRVLFITPLKKVGQHSYIFGKIGDKTGKINLILWNENALNVEKLNLKPGDIIKIEGGYVKQRFDRLELNIGKNGKIEKLEEDYEQPDVLYHILPLKEVIDKEGVFDIKCKIKYIEPLRSVNIKNEIVNVKEAIIVDNSYETKLVAWRDKVDIFNDIEINDEVILFEVRLKKSEVHTTKNTWIIKIDNKNKIEEEKEEKYDIVNNLKLRIIEIIDRGMNFKSILGYDGNKIVRIKCFLTKNLDINKDDIIVIKRGIKNIKGDREEIIIEKEKDYLILKKDIEDIPYYKIKEYNPDDIIKEEKDIIIYGFLKSKSPLTLVETKYGLVEKIYFWISGNEKIISGIAWHDNALKINQINIGEKIKFKWVNIKRRFKDFEIEVTSDSVIEIIK, encoded by the coding sequence ATGAAAAATTATGAAGAAATTATTTCTTTAATAATTAGTAAAAGAAAAGATTTAACAAGGGAAGAAATAGAGAAGAAAATAGAAGAAAAAATTAAAGAAAGTCGTTTTCTTAATAAACTTGGAGCAGCACTCATCTTAGCTGAAGAACTAAATATCTTTCCAGATTATAATATTGAAAATCTTGAAAAAGAAACTTTAACAACAAGAATAATAGATTTAGTCTCAGGATTAAAAAATGTTGCAATAATTGGAAGAGTACTTTTTATAACTCCTTTAAAAAAAGTTGGCCAACACTCATATATTTTTGGGAAAATTGGAGATAAAACAGGAAAAATTAATTTAATTTTATGGAATGAGAATGCTTTAAATGTAGAAAAATTAAATCTTAAGCCTGGAGACATTATTAAAATAGAAGGGGGATATGTAAAACAAAGGTTTGATAGATTAGAATTAAATATAGGAAAGAATGGTAAAATAGAAAAATTGGAAGAAGATTATGAACAACCAGATGTATTGTATCATATTCTTCCACTTAAAGAAGTCATAGATAAAGAAGGGGTTTTTGACATTAAATGTAAAATCAAATATATTGAACCCTTAAGAAGTGTTAATATAAAAAATGAAATAGTAAATGTAAAGGAAGCAATTATAGTAGATAATTCATATGAAACAAAATTGGTTGCATGGAGAGATAAAGTAGATATATTTAATGATATAGAGATAAACGATGAAGTAATTTTATTTGAAGTGAGATTAAAAAAATCTGAAGTACATACAACTAAGAATACATGGATAATAAAAATTGATAATAAAAATAAAATAGAAGAAGAGAAAGAAGAAAAATATGATATAGTTAATAATTTAAAATTGAGAATTATTGAAATAATTGATCGTGGAATGAATTTTAAAAGTATTCTTGGTTATGATGGAAATAAAATTGTAAGAATTAAATGCTTTTTAACAAAAAATTTAGATATTAATAAAGATGATATTATTGTTATAAAAAGGGGAATAAAGAATATTAAAGGTGATAGAGAAGAAATCATTATTGAGAAAGAGAAAGATTATTTGATTCTTAAAAAAGATATAGAAGATATTCCATATTATAAAATAAAGGAATACAATCCAGATGATATTATTAAAGAAGAAAAAGATATCATTATATATGGTTTTTTAAAATCAAAATCTCCTTTAACATTAGTTGAAACAAAATATGGATTAGTTGAAAAAATTTATTTCTGGATTTCTGGAAATGAGAAAATAATTAGTGGTATTGCTTGGCACGATAATGCTTTAAAAATAAATCAAATAAATATAGGAGAGAAAATTAAATTTAAATGGGTTAATATAAAAAGGAGATTTAAAGATTTTGAAATAGAAGTTACTTCAGATAGTGTAATTGAGATTATTAAATAG
- a CDS encoding acetyl ornithine aminotransferase family protein: protein MKYPNIKVPPPGPIAREILKRDEEVISQSFTRYYPLVVKSAKGSIVEDVDGNQYIDFNSGILCSNVGHSHPYVIERIKKQIEKFLNYSLTDFYFENAVTLAEELSKITPGSFKKRVYFGNSGTEAIEAAIKMSRWHTRKSYFIAFINSFHGRTIGSLSLTASKPVQKKYFSPLMPNVIHVPFSYCYRCAFKQTYPECNLWCVDYIKEYVLEKYVPPEEVSAIVFEPIQGEGGYIFPPDDYFIRLKKLADEYDILLIDDEIQAGMGRTGKWFAIEHYNISPDILCIAKSLASGLPLGATVAEESIMDWEVGSHATTFGGCPVSCEAALATISIIRNENLLERATRLGRNVLKRLKEMEEKYELIGDVRGKGLMIGVEIVSNKKSKTPGKKEAKEIMMRCFKQGLAIISCGISTFRVAPPLNIEEEYLETGLNIFEDVIKEYENELKIMK from the coding sequence ATGAAATATCCAAATATTAAAGTTCCACCTCCAGGACCAATTGCTAGAGAGATTTTAAAAAGAGATGAAGAAGTAATTTCTCAATCTTTCACAAGATATTATCCTCTTGTTGTAAAATCTGCAAAAGGAAGCATAGTAGAAGATGTTGATGGTAATCAATATATAGATTTTAATTCTGGAATACTTTGTTCTAATGTAGGGCATAGTCATCCATATGTAATTGAAAGAATTAAAAAACAAATTGAAAAATTTCTAAATTATTCATTAACAGATTTTTATTTTGAAAATGCTGTAACGCTTGCTGAAGAACTTTCTAAAATAACTCCAGGCTCTTTTAAGAAAAGAGTCTATTTTGGAAATAGTGGGACTGAAGCAATAGAAGCAGCTATAAAAATGTCTAGATGGCATACACGAAAATCATATTTTATTGCTTTTATTAATAGTTTTCACGGAAGGACTATTGGGTCTTTAAGTTTAACTGCAAGCAAACCTGTTCAAAAGAAGTATTTTTCTCCACTTATGCCAAATGTAATTCACGTTCCTTTCTCATATTGTTATAGATGTGCATTTAAACAAACATATCCTGAATGCAATTTATGGTGTGTTGATTATATAAAAGAATATGTATTAGAAAAATATGTTCCACCAGAAGAAGTTTCAGCAATAGTTTTTGAACCTATCCAAGGAGAAGGTGGATACATATTTCCTCCAGACGATTATTTTATAAGATTAAAGAAGCTGGCTGATGAATATGATATATTGCTTATAGACGATGAAATACAAGCTGGAATGGGTAGAACTGGAAAATGGTTTGCAATAGAACACTATAATATATCTCCAGATATTTTATGTATTGCAAAATCTTTAGCTTCTGGTTTACCATTAGGTGCTACTGTAGCAGAAGAATCTATAATGGATTGGGAAGTTGGAAGTCATGCAACAACTTTTGGAGGATGTCCTGTTTCTTGTGAAGCAGCTCTTGCAACGATCTCAATTATAAGAAATGAAAATCTTTTGGAACGTGCCACTAGACTTGGAAGAAATGTTTTAAAAAGGCTTAAAGAAATGGAAGAAAAATATGAATTAATTGGTGATGTACGTGGAAAAGGGTTAATGATAGGGGTTGAAATAGTATCTAATAAAAAATCTAAAACTCCTGGTAAAAAAGAAGCTAAAGAAATTATGATGAGATGTTTTAAACAAGGGTTAGCGATTATTAGTTGTGGCATTTCTACTTTTAGAGTAGCACCTCCACTTAATATAGAAGAAGAATATCTTGAAACAGGTCTTAACATATTTGAAGATGTTATTAAAGAATATGAAAATGAATTAAAAATAATGAAATAA